TACTTGTATATTAATGTGAGTAACTCAGTTACGGAAAACTATTTAACGGATGTTTACATTACTAAgaagttttatgtttatttagatattaagtaaattaagaaACTGAGATGAGCGCTAaaagacaatttttaatttctagttaacttatattcaaattgcgaaagtttatattttaatgttacgtGAAATGCAGAAGTATTGAAGCGATttgaatcatatatttttttattgattaaattaataagccTCCTTTGATGTCCTTTCTCTACATCTGTGTGTCTTCATAATAACTAGTTTGATTCTaagatttcaataattattaccctcgatttaattctaaagagatgaaatcttaaatacatataaaatatttattaacatgttTCGAAAAGTTGCTACAAAATTCTCTGTATTGTATTATTCCTTAGCTCACGTACGTTGTGACACGATTAGCACCCGGACGGGCGGTCAAGTCATGCGCGACACCAGAACGATATTGCTCAACTGTCACATTTATACTATCAAACAatttcaacattaaaaaactaaaagtaaaaataataattgtgcAAGCACTTAATATCATGAATCAAATAAACGTAATTGTTATATGTTCTTGTCCTAACACAGTTGTTTTAGGTActcgtatattataatatattcaagagatatttatatattttttattaattacacaaTGGAGGTGGTGTACGGATCCTCAATGGCGGCGGGCGAGCTGAGGTATCATTCCGAGTGCTTCGCTTGCGCCGCCTGCGGATCGCTGTTGGGTGAAACTGAACTCTACGCCCTCGTGGACCGAGACACTTTGTACTGGTAAgatgtaaacatatatatacattatttctcCTTTCATAAAAcagctataataataataagaaaagttgaatttttacatcaataaaataaagcctTTTCTGACCAaagttttataagttataagttaattgttaagtaaaataaaatagcagtATTACACTAATGTTACGAGATTTAATTGTCTTTACTGCTTGTTATTTACCGCCATACTATAAATTGAGCTATCGTGTCAATCAGCGCTGTCTGTATGTGTATAGTTTTcatgtgtaatatattaaattcatattattgtatgttaGCGGTGGCTGCTCTCCGAATCTTTCGTCCTCAAGATCCACCGCACTTGTCCAACCTCAGTAAGTATTTTAACTCTaagattttcttaatataagtgTATGAAAAAATCACTATTTCAACTattcatgtataaataaatactaataaagtttgtatagtattaaaaatggtAATGGTTTTGACTGTTCTGTCACTTATACCTTAAATAATCTGTCAAATGTACACTATATTTAGGCTTtaatgtgagaagaggcctttgctcagcagtgggctccgataggctgatgatgatgatagtgTTTTTCGCTCATCCTGTTTGTTGTTAGAGGTCCATATATTGTAACAACTAGACGACACACAACTAGGCCTTaggagattattttatatgataaaaatttatacagacGCTGAACCAGGGAACCAATAAAACATGTCCAAGTGAATTTTACTCAGAATATAGTACCAAtcgaaaatatatgtaaggaCTTCATGTGTGTGTAATGTGTATTGTACTTACTTTATGCcttgtaatgtttataaatttttgaatatattaaaaagatacaactatatagtaatttaaatataaattaatggtaaaattattattaataatactaacaTCGTCATTGTTTTAAACGCAAACAGACTCTAACcaaatcgaaataaaaatccaTCAAATCTATTCTTTGCTAATCGAAATTGttcagacatatttattttcttttattttgcaaCATTTTACACTACGATTTTCTTGTGCAAATATCTATAGgaacagaaaaatttataacttcgCCGTTAATTGCGGGTAGTTGAGCATTCTAGGAGTATAGGTAACATGCTGAATGGACTGTAGCGGACGTTCCATGGCGTACTTACAAAACATGCTttgttttaatcttatttgttataaaggGAAACAAAATTGGCAAATAGAATTATGTACGACAGCAGCACATAGCCTATTCATCAACGAGATatagatattttcaattaagacTCGATAGTGCTACGGTATTCCACCTGATGGTAAATAGAAATCTATTGTTACATGGTTAGGGCCCTAATTTAGGGAACTGTCTCAGTTGTTACTAGTATGTATAAAGTGTTGTCCCCCGCCCAGTCCCCCTCGCGAGGCCCCTCGCGCGTTGCTCCGAGCAGCACTCGCCGCCTGTCTCCAGCTAGTTTGTTCCAGGTACGAGCCGCTATAGCGCCGAGTGCTTTAAACGCCAAGTTTGATATCATAGCGCAGTCACACCCCGTATCCTCctattatagttaatattatttgtaatcgTTGAATGTTAATACAATTACGCTTTGTatggtttttttatttggaactGCATCTTGAAGCTTCCTTATTTTCCTCCGATGTATTTCTACTCTTTTTGGTTTCCTATTAAGTTTAGTTGTTTTCagtaaaagttttgtttatgtGCAGtgaagtattatatatattttatttgatccgAACAATATCATGATAGATTTGTTTCTCTTTAAcgttattatacattttatgtattgtttttttttgtttgtttgatttaGATGTTTGGATTTTCAGCTGTCCATTcagttattacataatatatttgtactctatttatttatttatttattctatgtttttttttatatatataactggtATGTTTTCTAGAATCATATAAGATGGGAACGAATTACTATAATGTGAAGGTAAAATTTGAATTcagcgattttttttatgtttgttacaaCTAAcaaaaggaataataaaataacggcCCACATTAAACATctcaatgaaattaataaatattacacatactttatttataatgttatttgtttgttgtgAACGTTCGTTTTATATGGTTTTGATAATCttagtgtaataaatttaatggtcCCTATTCGTAATAGTATACACAGTTgtctcatttaataaaataacagtttgAGGTTTTGATGGAAAGCATGGTTTTGCATGTGTGTGATATCATATAGGCGTCATATAGGCCGTAGAATCTTGGTAACTTAGAAATGTGTACGGTATGACAGGTTGGATGCCAGCGGAGCCCTAGCGCTGCGAGTGGAGTGTGTGCTGGAGAAAGGAGGAGAGGGCAAAGTACTCCAGGGCGTTAGGGGGAGAGGCAAAGAGGTTGTAGATGAAAGAGGCAATGAACAGACGATCCATCACATACAGGTACAGATATCATGTTAATAACGAAATTTGATTCTTAATCTAAAAGAGTTTTAGGTTACGaaaattttaccaaaaaatattattgaaatatttttaacggtCTCTTAATTTATACAGCCACCGATAGAACATAATCCGGAcacaataaatgttaaacGGGGATCATCAGACGTAATGAAAACGTCCAGTAATGGAGAAGATATGAAGAAAGAGAATAAGAAAGAGGAAGCCGGGCTGAAAAGAGAGCGGCTGTTCAAGAGGAAGGGGGAGGACGGGGGGAAGGTGCGGGTCATTAAGAGGAGACAGACTCCCTCCTCACCACTATTGGGGGAGAAAGAGAAAAGTAGCAGCATGTCTAAACTGTTGGACGTGTGAGTTATGAATGTCACATATATCGATACTTGATCAAACGTTAGACAACTAAATCTGAAGTTGCAGGTTTGACTTTAATAACGGATTGAAAGTTTATTCAATATGAATTCAATAAGATTAGAtgcgaaaatattaattaaaaaaaatgtttatactgttcattaaaagtttataattgaGTCGTTATAATCGAATATTACAGCTTAGAAGAActtgtgttttataaaaacgttgTCCTCGTTGTCGTAGCTCGGAGGGCGGTCCACCCGCAGCTCCTGGTGTGTTGGACGACCTGAGTCGTGCGCGCTCCTTCAGGACACACGCAAACACGCAACAGAGGGTCTTCAGGGACGCGGATCTTATACAGGTAGGGCTTCAGCGGACAGGTAAGCTGAGAATGATTAGATTGTGTCAGtcaattgtttatttctttactgtgatatatttagataatatttgaaatataatttcaaaggaaatattaaaacttaatataggATTTCGATGTAAGGGTCTAGCTCTAATAAATTTGTTGGAATCTGTTCCGCATTGCTTGGCAAATCCTTTGACCATTGAATCCATCATCAGGGTGAACTCCTGGGTACTGGTTTCTTCGGCCACGTGTACAAGGTGACTCACCGCGCTACCGGTGAGCTCATGGTGCTCAAACAACTGTACCGCGTCGATGACACCGCCCAGAACAACTTCCTTAAAGAGGTCTCTATGAATATCAAGATAAATAAGGACTAATGCGTTAACCTTCCTACAGGCAGAACACAGAATTCTGATCATTATATTATGTCCAAAAACCCTTTAatcacttattatataaatcgttACTTGTTTTACGGGTATCTGTTTGAAGATATATGTGGCTAGAGACATACATACGTGTAAGTCGAAGAAGTTCCACCAAACGTATCTTCGATGGTTTGGAGCAGTTAGTGTAGTCAGAAACCCACTAAATACGAAAATCTTTGGGGATGTATCGATGTTTATTGGTCTTTCACGCGAAAACTGCTTAATAAATATCGATGAAATTTTACAGTGCCACTTAAATATCTGAATTATACAATTGCTCCCGGAATTTCGAGGAATTCCTGCTCTGTCACTGCAAAATTGttgtatttgtatgaaaagaCGTGGCACAAATGTCGTTGTCTGTTTTGTCACATCGATTGTTTTAACACACTTCACACTTATCTCTTAAGTCCAATCGGATGAAGCCCCGGACAAAATCtagttatacaataaaaaaagtgcCTTAAGTCTTGTTAAAACTTAACTAACGACTAAGCAAACGCTTAATACTTAGAATTTTTCATCCAAATCTCTAGTAATCGACTATAAGAGTCGATGTCCGTTACCAAGTATTATGATAGTATCGTCATTTCAAGGTGGCTGTGCTGCGATCACTGAGGCACCGGAATGTTCTTCGGTTCGAGGGAGTGTTGTACCGCGAGCGACTCCACCTCGTCACCGAGTACGTGGCGGGCGGCACTCTACACGACTTACTGCAGGTGAGCTAACAAACTGATATTTATCATCCACAGATGCTATTGTAAATCGtagtggcctggaggttaaaaggcccgcctttCATACgagagggcgcgggttcgaaaccttgCAAgcaccaatgtgatcttttccgaatcatatatactttctaagagtatttagacaccactgacggacggtgaaggaaaacatcgtgaggaaacctggtcttataatttcaaattataagattgaaatcgccaacccgtcttgagcaagcgtggtgattaatgctttaaccttctccatgtgagaagaggtctTTGCTTAGCactgggctcctataggctgatgatgatgatgagatGCTATTGCTCCTGTCGGAGGGTAGTCTACGCttggattaattaatttttcgtaTGTTATAACTTACAAGACCTGATAAAGTTACCGTTTACTTGCCTGGTGGAGTATCCTGCCTCTATGTTTAAGGTATTTTTTAGGTATTATTATGACACATGTTGGCAAGATCTTGtcacacatctcgtctgcccgtgatcacggttgctgcgaagtaaccgaaacgtcaggagtaTGTAGCTATAAAATGATGCTTAGTAATCcgataatactagtttcatatCAATAAGACCTATTTTGgtgattcattttattattatcccAATAAATCATCATGACTtttgatatcattaaaatgttgaCTGATCCAGGACAAGTCCCGTCCTCTATCATGGGAGACCCGTGTCCGCCTGGCGCGGGATGTAGCGGCTGGTGTGGGCTACCTACACTGCAGGAACGTGATACACAGGGACCTCAACTCACACAACTGTCTCATACGGCCCGGTGAGGTAAGATCTTCGGTGGAGGAAgcgaacaaaaaatatttaataatatgatatgttTTGTGAACACGGATATCGTTTAGCGAGACGTAACTTTCCAACCCAGCCTCTAAATTATAAACTGATATATTCGTATATGCAAGTTAAGTTTTTGTCAACATTTTTCGTGTTTTTAGTGAAAGGAAAGGGAATAATATCATTAGCGAAAGATCCACAAGTGAATAGTGACGGcagatatgttttttatgtaacagGAGCTGACAGTGGTAGTGGCGGACTTCGGTCTTGCTCGGATCGTTCGTAGAACTGACCGTAATGCCTCGAGCCGCAAGCGGTACACGGTCAGCACAaacaaatacacacacactcGTACACGCACTAActcacaaacacacacacacactctaACTcccaaacacacacacacatgcacgTACGAACGCCCgcacaaacacacatacacacacgaacgcgcacgcacacacatacACGCACGGAcccacatacacacacacaataATTTTTCGCAAGTAATCAATGCATTCAACAAACTACAGATTTTACATTGgatggaataaaattttaaattctaaaatttcaTCTGATATAAACGCATTCACAATTGAatctaatattgttatttggtTAAACCTCGTAAATAACAAATACTGTCTATTACTTTAGtacttaacatattatatatgtttacttttataattttgttacacataaaattatttagatgattttaaatgaagaTTAGCATTCCTTTATATGTACGTCAAAGTTAtagaattgaattaataaacacACAACCTTACTTAGATTCACATgtacaatatttctttaagctatgattaaaatgtatatagataATGTATGTTTAACAACCCAGGTGGTCGGCAACCCGTACTGGATGGCGCCTGAGATGATGAACGGGAACCTGTATGATGAGAAGGTGGACGTGTTCTCGTTCGGGATTATACTCTGTGAGGTTGTATATcctaataattgaaaatacatCATAAccatagaattaaataaaaaataattcataaaaaaaatatattaatttataaatggaaCGAAATTGTCTTcgataagtaattaaaaattgtaagaaGACTCGAAAgttaaatatcttttgtaaTCTCTCTCGTCTATAACACTAACACTCAAAAAAAACATCAGTTAAGAGAGAAATCttcttttgttaatatttatatatgtatataaggtatttattaagattttgtttAAGATAATCGGTCGCGTGTCAGCCGACCCTGACTACATGCCTCGGCGGTCGGACTTCGGTCTCAACGAGCGCGTATTCCGCGACAAGTTCTGCTCCACCTGCCCGGAGCCCTTCTACAGGCTCGCCTTCCTCGCCTGTCAACTAGACCCGGACGCCaggtcattattataaaatattttatacccaAATTATACTCAGTGAGTTACACAAAATACATAGAGTTTGAATATCGGTTCTGCtagttttttacatatatttatgatttaaataacaattagtgGTAGCAAACGATACATGACAATGGTAACATTgctccaaatatttttttacattttatagacCACCGTTCGAGGTGATGGAAGTTTGGTTGGATTCTCTCGTGAGGCATCTGTCTGCCGGAGGAACTCTGCCGCAAGCGTTACTACGAGACGTATTACAGTATGGAGGAAGGCACGGCGTGATGACGAGAGACGCGGACGACGGTCCGGAGGAGTCACAGAAGTCAGGGTCACAGGAGGGACAGGGGGTCGTTAAGGTGagacattgaaattattaaataatatatctaataaaaacCTCAACTGTTTGTTATCTATCACAACTGATGTAATTTGTGACCTCTAAAGAGTCAATCAACACTGGAGCTGGAGCTTCAGTCGCGCGACAGTGAAGGTCGTGCACTCGGCAAATGCGTGTCAGCTGGGGCCTTGTGGTCCGCCGGCCCCGCGGCACCCGGGCCCCCCGCCCGCCGCGCTCGCAGCACGCAGGCACTCACGCCGGGTTATATACTAAGACCCCACCAAAACGGCATCGACGTCACCAGAGTCGACGACATCTCTTGCTGGGTGGACCCGCACCTGCCCGCCTTCATGAGGAACCAGTCCGAGGAGGGATTGCAGACGAGCTCCAAGAGAGAGgtacgtttataataaaaaaaatatagttttatgctGTTCCGTATGTAGTATTATCCTGTTTCAATAACCTCAAtacatgatataatttaaatatactttgtatCTCTCTATTATGTCGTCAGATCCGTCCCAGCGTTCCGTTCTGTCGTCACGATAGTATACCGGCGTGTTCAGACTCAGACTCTTCGGACGATGACCTCCTGTCCCCCTCCCCCCTCCCTGCTGCTCCGCTCCTGACTGATATTATGAAGAAGGGTGGCGCCCTGCTCGCGGCCCGGGGCAGGTATGACGTCACGGAGGAGGCTCCAGGCAAACAGAGGGGCGCGACCGACGACGACGCCGGGAAATATAACAAGAAGTCTCCGGTCACAGCTAAATGGATAGAAAACATTCCGAAGGCACAAGCGGCCAAACCGCCGGAGAAAACCGGATTCTTCACGAAAACTCTCGGCTCGCCGAAGCTTCGTAGGTTATTCCGACCGAACAATGCCGATGCGAACCATAAGCCGGAGACGGACAAAGACCGCTCCAAGAGCAATTTCTTCGTCCAGAAGCCGGCTGGCGCTGTACGATCCGCTTACAGGGTGAGACCCGCGAGTGACGAGCGTAGCGACTTGAACAGGAACGTCCTTGAATGTGACATCAAGCTGGCCAACATGGGCACGCCCATGACGCCCACGTTCAGGAGACACCAACCCGTGGACAGGGATTTCAAGGACGGCAGGTTCAGTTACCGCGAGAGAAGGTTCGATCCGCCCCGGACTCGACCCCCGGACAAGATGGCCGACAACAAGAACAATATCATCACGTTAGCGGAAAAAATCAAGGACAAAGACGGTAAGGACGCGGTGAAACGAAGACCGATCGGCATCACGAGGAGCAACTACGTGAAGCTAGAGAATCTAAGGATTAGCAAGGACGGGGCTCATCTGGTGTAAACTAGAAAGATGACGAGAGAAAACACGTCTTtagtattaagtaatatatatatacttgttGACCGGTGACCAACTTGAagatattagatatttaataagcaATATGTCTATAGTTTATCGTAATAGGAAATTGGCTCCTCGTGCTCGCCtctagttaaatatattcctGTTTTATATTGAGATGTTAGCATTAAGTTGGTCACCGTTGTCCGTAgagtttgatattttttatcaaatatctttaattccTTAGGGTGATTTCGTGCTAAACGCAAACAATGTAAGATTATGTAGTTGATATTTCTTGccaagttttttatatacaactgtCGATTTGTACTTACGTcgggataaaaaaaaatatttacttacgcTTGTTACTTAGGTGAAGgttcatataaaagaaaaagctttttatatcCCCCTCCccctcacacacacacacacacaggtGTGTCATAACATTATTAGAGTATATAAAGGATTTATTATCGCATATACCTGTTATTCCAATATAGGCTTCGCACAAGCGTTCAGAGaaactaaatgttttaaaagacATCATAACGTagcatgttttatattatattagaaattgtTACTCATATACAAATGTTACGTAATaggttttttgaatattaaattttcaacgtaacaatactttatacattttttcatatttatatcgaAAAAGTGCTTTGAAATTATCCATTACATCAGTAACTTTCCATTTTTActatctaattttatatttctaatattactagttctcttatattttataaatatatctatattttttattgagctaacaacattaatttattaacatattaagtAGCGTGACGTTATTTAAGGCTGATTT
This Danaus plexippus chromosome Z, MEX_DaPlex, whole genome shotgun sequence DNA region includes the following protein-coding sequences:
- the LOC116777467 gene encoding LIM domain kinase 1 isoform X1, translating into MEESNQKEILICGGCLNDISDEDYVSALSQDWHRDCFRCSVCDAQLTTWFFEKGGLLFCREDYWTRFGDVCHRCGQVVYGSSMAAGELRYHSECFACAACGSLLGETELYALVDRDTLYCGGCSPNLSSSRSTALVQPHPPREAPRALLRAALAACLQLVCSRLDASGALALRVECVLEKGGEGKVLQGVRGRGKEVVDERGNEQTIHHIQPPIEHNPDTINVKRGSSDVMKTSSNGEDMKKENKKEEAGLKRERLFKRKGEDGGKVRVIKRRQTPSSPLLGEKEKSSSMSKLLDVSEGGPPAAPGVLDDLSRARSFRTHANTQQRVFRDADLIQGELLGTGFFGHVYKVTHRATGELMVLKQLYRVDDTAQNNFLKEVAVLRSLRHRNVLRFEGVLYRERLHLVTEYVAGGTLHDLLQDKSRPLSWETRVRLARDVAAGVGYLHCRNVIHRDLNSHNCLIRPGEELTVVVADFGLARIVRRTDRNASSRKRYTVVGNPYWMAPEMMNGNLYDEKVDVFSFGIILCEIIGRVSADPDYMPRRSDFGLNERVFRDKFCSTCPEPFYRLAFLACQLDPDARPPFEVMEVWLDSLVRHLSAGGTLPQALLRDVLQYGGRHGVMTRDADDGPEESQKSGSQEGQGVVKSQSTLELELQSRDSEGRALGKCVSAGALWSAGPAAPGPPARRARSTQALTPGYILRPHQNGIDVTRVDDISCWVDPHLPAFMRNQSEEGLQTSSKREIRPSVPFCRHDSIPACSDSDSSDDDLLSPSPLPAAPLLTDIMKKGGALLAARGRYDVTEEAPGKQRGATDDDAGKYNKKSPVTAKWIENIPKAQAAKPPEKTGFFTKTLGSPKLRRLFRPNNADANHKPETDKDRSKSNFFVQKPAGAVRSAYRVRPASDERSDLNRNVLECDIKLANMGTPMTPTFRRHQPVDRDFKDGRFSYRERRFDPPRTRPPDKMADNKNNIITLAEKIKDKDGKDAVKRRPIGITRSNYVKLENLRISKDGAHLV
- the LOC116777467 gene encoding LIM domain kinase 1 isoform X2; translation: MEESNQKEILICGGCLNDISDEDYVSALSQDWHRDCFRCSVCDAQLTTWFFEKGGLLFCREDYWTRFGDVCHRCGQVVYGSSMAAGELRYHSECFACAACGSLLGETELYALVDRDTLYCGGCSPNLSSSRSTALVQPQLDASGALALRVECVLEKGGEGKVLQGVRGRGKEVVDERGNEQTIHHIQPPIEHNPDTINVKRGSSDVMKTSSNGEDMKKENKKEEAGLKRERLFKRKGEDGGKVRVIKRRQTPSSPLLGEKEKSSSMSKLLDVSEGGPPAAPGVLDDLSRARSFRTHANTQQRVFRDADLIQGELLGTGFFGHVYKVTHRATGELMVLKQLYRVDDTAQNNFLKEVAVLRSLRHRNVLRFEGVLYRERLHLVTEYVAGGTLHDLLQDKSRPLSWETRVRLARDVAAGVGYLHCRNVIHRDLNSHNCLIRPGEELTVVVADFGLARIVRRTDRNASSRKRYTVVGNPYWMAPEMMNGNLYDEKVDVFSFGIILCEIIGRVSADPDYMPRRSDFGLNERVFRDKFCSTCPEPFYRLAFLACQLDPDARPPFEVMEVWLDSLVRHLSAGGTLPQALLRDVLQYGGRHGVMTRDADDGPEESQKSGSQEGQGVVKSQSTLELELQSRDSEGRALGKCVSAGALWSAGPAAPGPPARRARSTQALTPGYILRPHQNGIDVTRVDDISCWVDPHLPAFMRNQSEEGLQTSSKREIRPSVPFCRHDSIPACSDSDSSDDDLLSPSPLPAAPLLTDIMKKGGALLAARGRYDVTEEAPGKQRGATDDDAGKYNKKSPVTAKWIENIPKAQAAKPPEKTGFFTKTLGSPKLRRLFRPNNADANHKPETDKDRSKSNFFVQKPAGAVRSAYRVRPASDERSDLNRNVLECDIKLANMGTPMTPTFRRHQPVDRDFKDGRFSYRERRFDPPRTRPPDKMADNKNNIITLAEKIKDKDGKDAVKRRPIGITRSNYVKLENLRISKDGAHLV